From the genome of candidate division WOR-3 bacterium:
CAATCCCCGGGTCTGGGCGATTGCAAGTGCTTCAACGATCTGCGGTACCCATGGTGTCGGAGTGACCAGGTTGATGTTATGGCAACCCAACTCTTGAAGCCTCAGAAAGATGTGGGCGAGTTCTTCCAGAGATCTTTTTGTTCCCATGCCGAGCTGGCTGATCTGATAGTTCTGACAATATACACAATGGAGATTGCAGTGGGTGAAAAAGACCGTGCCTGAACCGTGTTTTCCGACGAGCGGCGGTTCTTCTCCGAAGTGTTGATGAAAAGAAGAGACTTCGACCTCTGCGCCCGCCCTGCAGTTTCCGATCTCACCGTTCAACCGGTCCACTTTACACATCCGTGGACATACCCTGCACGGAGAAAGTAACTTACGGAATTCATTTATCAATTCCCGGGTTATTTTTTTCATTAATTATTTAATTGCATTTGTTCAGCCACGCCGCGGCGGATGAATTCCGTATTTGTAGTATGCGGCACAGGAACCTTCTGACGAGACCATGCACGGTCCTACCGGTGACAGGGGGGTGCACTTTTTGCCGAATAGTGCACAGTCCAGAGGACGTTTTATGCCCAGCAGCACTTTTCCGCAGATGCAACCTTTTGGTTCGGCATATTCAGGTACGTCTAATTTATATTTGTCGTGTACATTGAAGTGTTTGAACTCTTTGGTGAAAGTCAGACCTGAATTTTTTATTGTACCGATACCGCGCCATTCAGCATCACATACTTCAAAGACTTTTTTGAGAATTTCCAATGCTTTCTTATTGCCGGTCGGTTTCACCACGCGCTTGTATTCTATGGTGATCTTCGCTTCTTTTTCGGCAATCTGTTTTGTCAGGTCAAGGATGCCGTGAAGTATATCTATCGGTTCAAAACCGGTTATGCAGCCGGGAAGATGATATTTATCAGCCAGGAATTTGTACGGTTCAGAACCGATTATCACGGAAACGTGGCCCGGCAGGATAAAACCGTGTACATTTATCCGCGGCGCCCGGGCGATAAAGTCGAGCGCCGGGGGAATGAGTTTGAAGGCGGGCAGTACATAAAAATTCTGGAGACCTTTTTCCTTCGCCGTGACGACCGTGGCGGCGATGGTTGGAGAAGTCGTTTCAAATCCCACCCCGAGAAAGACCACGTCTTTTTTCGGATTCTGTTCCGCAATTGTCAGGGCGTCGAGTGCTGAATAGACGATTTTCGGGCCGAATGACTCCAGGCTCTGTTTTGAGCCCGGCACCCTTACCATATCACCGAATGTCGTTATTACGACGTTCTTCTGCTGCGCCAGGGCGATTGCATAGTCTATTGTATGCTGGGGGGTGACGCAGACAGGACAGCCGGGTCCGGACAGAAGATTTATATTTGATGGAAGCAATTCTTTGATACCTGATCTTGCAATTGCCATTGTATGGGTGCCGCAGACCTCCATAAGATTGATGTCGCCGGTGTCCAATTTCGAAAGGATACGTATTACTTTGTTTACATAACTGTTCATGATTGATTCATGAGGCTCAATCGCGGTGGTTATATCTTATCAACTTTAGGATGATATACCCGTACCAGGTTGCGACCGGCGCCTTTCGCTTCATAGAGCGCCTGGTCGGCCAGTTTTATTAATTCAGCACCGTTCGTGGCGTCGTCCGGATACGAGGATACGCCGGCAGAGAAGGTGACTTTGACCTTTTTCTCTCCCCGTGTGAAGTCGTACATTTCAAGGTCGTGCAGGAGATTTCCGATGATTCGAGCCAGTTCCTGTTTATTTATTTCCGGACACATCACAATAAATTCATCACCTCCGTAGCGCGCGAGCGTATCCATTTCATCAAAGTGCTTTTTAAAGATATGGGACAGTTGAATCAACAGGTGGTCGCCGGCTTGATGCCCATACGTGTCGTTATATGTTTTAAAATTATCAAGGTCTATGATCGAGACCGCCAGATTATGCTGGAATCTTTTTGCTCGATTGAGCTCTTTATCAAGTTTATCCCGGAAATAACCAATGTTGAACAACCTGGTCAACGGATCTGTATGGGCGGTGAGTGTTATGTCGGCGAAACTTCTTGTGTTATTGAGTGCGACGCCGGCGATACCCGACACCACACCGAGTAAGTTACGTTCTCTCTCTTCCAGATTCTGCTTCCGGGTGATTGCGATGACACCGAATTTTTTTTCCTGAAAAAATATGGGGTAGCAGATATCAGGATTGAATATCGGATAGGGCTCTTTCAGTCCCAAGATATGGTCGCGTTTTGTAATGGGGTGTTTTTGAAGAAAACAGAAGGTGACTTTGCTGTTTGTTTTTTCATCTCTCAAATCATAGACAAGTTTGGGAATCCAGTCGTCTTTCAGTCCGCGCTGGTCAATGATTGTAAGACGCCGTTCTTCTGGGTCGGCGAGAAAGACCGCTACTTCTTCGGCATCCAGCGAGTGCATTAAAAGACCGGTGATCTCTTTTGCGATATCAGAAGGGTTGAGCCGCGAAGTGAGTCTTATCATTGATGCGAAGAAGAGGTTGTCCATGGAATTTATTCGTTTTAACTCGGCCTGAAGATGAAGGTTCTCTTTTTTATGTCTATCCAGTTCGTCGGCGAGGATATCGACATGATTCAGCACCTTTGATTTCTTTTTTGATTTGGACAGCGTCGCAATGAGGATTATCGCGATCGTCACAATTATCGCGCCGAGAAGGATATTGATGAAAGTACCCGTGTCCATACAAAATTTTATTGATTTTGTATTAAATGTCAACCACCTTAAGGGTTGATTTCTCTTTACACTGTGTTATTCCTTTGTTCCACCCGGGGCAGCGGTTGAGTCTGACCGCCAGGATGGGTGGCGGACAGGAATTGAAGATTGAAGCCCTGACCCCATTGTTTGTCTATAAGACATCAACAAACATTAGTGACTACCTCAGTTTTTTTATTGCATAAAGATAGCCATCCTGGCATCCGAAATATATCGTCCCCTACTCACCTATTACCGGCGACGACCAATTAATAGTATCACCAGCGGTATAGGTCCAGAGTGTATCTGGTGTGTCAGGCCCAATATAAGGGCACCTGCCAGTTCTCTGGTTATCGTATTGAAATGTTGACCACATGGGCTGTGCTCTAGTTAAGGCCATAGAAGAAAAAAGAAAGCCCAGTATAAGCACAACATATTTCCTTTGGATATCCTCCTCCTGTTTTTCTGTTTATTAGTCTATTGATGCAATTTATTTTACCATATATCATTTCTTCAGTATTCTGTTTATCTTGTGAGGATTAGCTTTTTGGTTAGATTCTCATCGTTTACAGTCAATTGCATAAAATAGACACCAGCGGGAACTCGCCGACCTCTATCGTCTTTGCTGTACCAAATTGTCTCATAATAACCCGGTGTAAGTTTCTTATTAACTAAAGTCTTTATTTGCTGCCCTAAGACATTATAGACCTCAACTTTTACATTACTCGCTTTTGCTACGGTATAACTAATTTTGGTTGCTGATTTGAAAGGATTAGGGCCAATTAGGCACATGTGATTTGTCGCTGGTAATTGCATTGTCTTTTTTTCTTCTTCGATACCAACAATTCCTGTTATTAGACAAATCGGCTCAGGATACGGATTTTCATCCGGGTCATTAGAATAGATCCATAAGGTGTCCCAGTATGTGCCAGGCGCTGGTATACCAACAGAGTCCACATATACATCAATTGCAGTGGAATCCCCTATGCCAATTGCGGCCGCAGTGGGACTCACGTCTTTTATCCACGAAGCAGACCAGGTGATTGAAGAAACACTTAGGTGCAATGTTGCAGAAGGAGCATTCAACGTATAAAAAGTTCCTTTTCTAGCACTCGTTGCAGGGGTTGCTACAACGGCGTCGTATGCGTCTATCCGACCTGCACCATAAAGACTATCTCTTCCAGGATTACCCAAATCAACAACTCCGAAGTTGCTAATAATACTATCTATTTCCTTACACGTTAGTAAAGGATTCTTCTCCAGCATCAATGCAATGGTTCCGGCAAGATGGGGTGTTGCCATTGAAGTACCGTCCCAACCAATAGTATACCCACTGTTGTCATTGTGCATCAAGGAGATAACATTTACACCCGGTGCACTCACATCCGGTTTCATTAATCCGGGAGGATAGGAATAGTCATGGTAGGTCTCTGTGTTCCATTCAGTCGGACCATAACTGGAAAAGTTGGCAACAACATTGCTGCTGTTGGTCGCACCTACTGTCAGGACTGCACTGTGACCAGCACTGCCATACCAGGGAGCTGGAACATCCCCCGGCGTACTTATATCGTGAGGGACATTATAATGAGAACCAGGTGAGCCTGAGATACCATTCCCTGCGGCAACCGCCATCGGCAGATCAGCAGCAAAGGCATTGTTACACATATTACGACAGTAATCCTTGGTAGAATTACTCGGATCTTCGGCACCAATGGACATACTAATGGCATCGGCGCCGTGAATTATGGCAAATTGAATAGCATCTGCCATATCCGAGAAATTTCCGCTGCCACTTGCATTTAAAACCTTGAGCGCCATTATCTGAGCATCTGGTGCAACACCGGTCTGGGTACCTGAAGTGCCATCTCCTGCTACAGTTCCTGCTGTATGTGTACCGTGTCCATTATCATCCATTGGATCATTATCCTTATTGACAAAATCCCAGCCGTGATGTGGATACAAAGCACCACCATTCCACATATGGTCAGCAAGATCAGTATGATTATAATTAACGCCCGTGTCAATATTGCCAATGATAATACCATCACCAGTATAACCCAATGGCCAAACCTGATCCGCCCTGATCTTTTGAACACCCCAAACTATTGCTCTATCAGGATCTGCAGGTCTTTTGCCACTGTAAGAACCAGGTTTGCCCAAAATATGAAAGTAATTGCCATCATAGGATATTTGACTTACCCCCGGCATAACAGAAAGTCTATTTATTACATCCTTTGTAGCTTTTACTGAAACAGCGTTTACAATCCAGAGTGAACGTACATCCTTTGCGTTTCCTCTTTGTTTTTCGGATTCTAAATACAAAAGCAATGCTTTCTGGGTCTGTTGAGCCAATGATTTTAGCTGGGCACTGACCCATTCTCTTCGTTCCTGTTTTGCTAGTCCAGTAGCACGGACTGAAAGAACGTCGCTATTCAACTGCTCAGACATCTTGATGAGAATAGGAATCAATTCTTGCTTAGGTGATTTTCTTATTCTATCCAACAATTGCTCGTCAATTCGGGAATTAGCTATTTGGTATTCAGACGGACAGGATAGACCTTCTGATTTTTTCGTACTGTAGTCAAAAATAAGCCCATTTGGAGTAGTGCTAATGTCAGCAATGCCCGAGGTATCATAACGGATTATGTAAACTCCGTCATTATAGTCTGCGACATAAACATAACCATCTGAAACACAGATACCTTCTGCATAATCACCTGTATCATAGTAACCTGTTTCTATGGGAATTGCCGGGTTTGATATTTCTACGACTCGAAGTCCCTCACTCCAGTTTGCAATATAAGCATAATCACCTGAAATATAGATGCCTTTGGGTGTACTGAGCGGAGGCATATAAAAGCCCACTTCAAAAGGATTGGCAGGATCAGATACATCTATATTTCTGAGACCACAACTACCATCTGCCACATAGGCATAATTACCTTTAATATAAACATCCTTCGCATAACCATCTGTATCATACTGGCCTACCTCAAAAGGGCTAGTTGGATTGGATATATCAATTATTCTAAGGCCCTTCCAATAATCTGCCACATAGGCATAGTTGCCTGCAACATAAACACCATATGCTTCACTCGTGGCGCAGTAACCCACCTCCCAGGGATTAGCAGGATTTGATATATCTATAATCCTGAGACCGCCGATATTGCCAAAACCCTCTGCAACATAAGCATAAATATCTGATACATAGACATCATTTGCAAGCCAACCGGCATTATAGATTCCTGTTTCCCATGGACTGGCAGGGTCTGAAACATTTATAATCCTGAGGCCACCCCAGTCATCTGCAAGATAAGCATAATTACCTGAAACAAAAACACCATTTGTTTCATTCCCTGTATCCAAGTGTCCTATTTCTACAGGGTGAGCAGGATCGGATACATCTATGATCCTGAGGCCATCAGTGAAAGCTGCAACATAGAGATAGTTGTCCGAAACACAAACATCTATTGACAAACCACCTGTGTCATAATACCCTACCTCTGAAGGGTTAGCAGGGTTTGATACATTTATAATTCTGAGACCATCGCTGTAATCTGCAACATAGGCGTAGTTATCTGTAACATGAACGGCGACTGCATAATCGTTTGTGTCATAATACCCTACCTCTGAAGGGTTAGCAGGGTTTGATACATTTATAATTCTGAGACCATCCCTGCGATCTGCAACATAGGCGTAGTTATTCTTGACAAAGACATCATATGCCTCCTGTCCAGTATCATAGTATCCTATTTCCCAAGGACCGGCAGGGTTTGATACATCTATTATCCTAATGCCGTCGTTATAATCAGCTACATAAGCATAACTACCCGATACACAAACACGGTTTGCATAGCTCTCTGTATCATAATACCCTACTTCTGAAGGGTTAGCAGGGTTTGATACATTTATAATTCTGAGACCGTTCCACCAATCTGCGACGTAGGCATAATTACCCGAAACATAAACTCCTTCTGCAAAACCTGGTGTATTGCAGATACCTACCTGCCAAGGATTCTCAGGGTCTGATACATCCAAAATTCTGAGTCCATCCCAACCATTTGCCAAATAGGCGTAGTTGCCTGATACATGAACACACGTTACAGTACTGTAGTATGTGGGTGTAGATGTATGAAAAAATGCAGCTTCAAAAGGATTTTGGGGATCAGACACATCTATTATCATAAGTCCATCGCCATCGTTGGCAATATAGGCATAGTTACCTGAAACATAAACGTTCCATACAAAACTAGCCGTTGTAATCGTCCCAAGTAATTCTGGAGAAGAAGGATTCTTTACATTGATAATTTTGAAATATCTACCATCCCCTATATAAGCAAGGCTGTCGACAACCTTGAGTGTGTGGGAGGGTCCTCTGAACCAACCACCAACAAGTGTGCACTTCAAACTGTCCCCTTTAGTGGAGGGGTTCTTCGTATCAAAAGAAAAAGGACGAATTGAAGGGGGGAGTTCTTCCAAAGAATGACGCTGAAATTCGCCATCTGTAGGATCAAGATGTGCATCCAAACCGTAGAGTCCCATATCTAAACTCGTTACAATTATGGTAATGAACAACAAAAGAAGAAAATTGTATTTTAGCATCTCAACCTCCTTTGATAATAGAAGTATAATGAGAAGAGTCAATGTTTTGTCAAAAAAATGTCAAATTTGACGGTGTCCGCGAAAAAACATGAAAAATGACTGTCTAATTCTGAGGGATTTAGATGTTTTATTGAATTAAACGATTATAGAGTTTCTTGGTCTCGGGAAGTGGCTCAAGTCCCAATTCATTTTGCAAAACTGTAACAAGTTTCTGAAATTGCTGAACCACACCTTTTCGATTGCCGACCTGCGAATAGCACTTCATTATTCCACAGTGAGCGTCTTCCATATATTTATCCTTTTCGAGCATCATATGATAGTACTTCATACTCTGCTCGTATTCGCCGCGACTGTAAAAATACTCTCCCAAAAGCGTTAATATCCTGAGATATATAGAGCGGTAATATTCTCTGGATGTTTCACACCAGTTATCATAGATATCTTCAAGATAGTCTCCCTTATATATCTCCACTGCTTTCAGGTATTGTTTCACTGATTCTTCATTATTTTTCTCGGTTTTATATTTATCTCCAATTTGAACCATTTGCAGAAACTCATCAACATCGTACGACACAGAGGCCTTGGAATTGATGCAATAACCTCCTCTTTGATAAATGAGAATATTTTCCCCAATAGCTTTTTTAATAAAATGGAGCGATGTCACTAAGTTATGAGCGGCTTTCTTAGGGCCATAATTAGAGAAATATATGTCGAGTAAACAATCCCGGGTAGTGATTTCGTTTCGGTGGGCAAACAAATAGGCAGCAATTGACTTTGCTTTCCGTGTTTTCCACATTTTGCTAGTGACAAGAATACCGCTGGTTTTTACTTGAAAGGTACCAAGCATAGAAATTTCAAGATAGTTGCTTCGTTGAATTCTTTTGGCAATAACAGAAATATATGCGTCGTCGATATTCTCATTTCTTATCCATCCAAGAATCCTTGGGTTTCTATTTATCTCGTCGATCAAGAAACCATCGTATCTTTCTTGTTTAGCAATTGCGATAGCTTGTTTGAGATGTTCTTTCATTTTCGTAGTATTCCGCCTTGCCCAGTAGAGATTTGCAAGCTGAAAGTGGTTTAGCATCCTATTGTATTCAGGTCCTTTTTTCTGAAAAACCCTATGGCTTTGTAAGAAAATCTCCTCAGCCTTCTCATATTGATTATGGCGAAGTGCTATTTCACCAAGAACAAGAGACAAAGAAGCCATAAACAATTCATCTTTTTGCTCTGCTGTCAAACAACTTTTGACAAACTCTTCAGCTTTGTCCAATTCTCCTTTCAATTGATAACATTGCGCCATACCAAACAGAATTATGTGGTTGATATATTCCTGCTTCATATCTACATTCAATTCCAATGCTTGATTATAAAAGTTAAGGGCATTCTCATAGTCACCAGCCAATCGATAGAAATTCCCCGTAATAGCCAGGGCATAACTCTGTCCCTCTTTGTAATTGATTTCTTTGCCAAGTTGCAGGGCTTTTTCCAAAGGTTCTCTTGCCGATTCAAACTCGCCCCTTGCTAGATATATTTCAGCAGAATTGCAATAGCAAGTTATTGCCAAAGGCGGATTATTGTGAACAAAGTTATTTGACTGAAGCAGATAACGGTAAATATCGAGTGCCTGTGATATTTTACCAGTGGCGTAATATAATGCTGCAAGATTAGCCTTTGTTTGAACCAGAAGTTTGGGGTAATGGAATCTATGGCATAAAAACAGTGCTTTCTTCAAGGTCTGTTCCACTAACTCATAATCGTACAGGGAGTAGTATGCTCCAGCCAACTGGTTCAAAAGTTTCGCTTTAAGACAATTGTCTGTATCTTCAATCAAATCGATAGCTTCTTTTGCCAATCTTATCGCCTTTTTATAAATACCTCGATTATAACATATACTACTGATGTTGAATAATGCCTCTGCTTCGCCACTTTGCTTGCCCGTTCCGTGGAAAATTCTCCTGGCTTTCATAAAAAATTCAAGTGATTCATCCCATTTACCCCACTGTTGTAGAATCTTTGCCTTATAGATGAGGAGCCGTGGACGTGCCGTCACAGTTTTGTCAGGCAGAGATTCAAGCCAGTGATAAAGGAGGTTAACCCGACCGGAATACACTAGATCCGCACCAATTTTTTCGATTATCATTGCCGTTTGCTCATAAGCCATTGATTCAATAAGATGGTGAATCGCCCTGTCCCAAATTCTTTTCTTGATGTAAAACTTCGCGGCATTCATATGGAGGTTGCGTAATTCTTTTGAAGAAACCACCTTGCTTAATTCGTGCTTAAGGAATTCCCGGAAGAGATAATGATATTTATAAATTCGGGGGCGAGATGAAACCAATGTTGTAAAAAGGTTATTTTGCACCAATGATTTCAGCACCTCATTAGAGTTTTCTATTGTGGTAACCGCACAGCACGCATCCGGACTGAGGTATTCCAACAGCGAGGATTTTAACAAGAATTCCTTTCTTTTCTTTGTTTCATTTCTTAATATCTCATTGGCAAAATAGTCAAAAAGTGGAACATTGGATTCAAGATAACTGTTCAAGCTCTTTTTTATCCGCTCGGCACCTGTATGTTGTAGTATCATCTGCAAACCAGTTGACCAACCTTCAGTATGTAGGACAAGTTCTTTTAACTCTTCTGAGCCAAGCGTTGTCTTATATATGTTTTTGAGCAAAGATTTTATCTCTTTTTCAGTAAATCTTAGATCCTCCCTGGTTAATTCAAAAACATCCTGCTTTGAACGCCATCGTGCCAAGGAGAGTAATGGCGGAGAAGTACGTGATGATATGATGACATGCACGTTACTGGGCAAATGTTCAATAAAATAGTCGAGTGCTTGATAGATAAAACTTGCTTCGGGAATTGTGTGCAAGTCATCTAGGATTATGAACATTTGCTCTTTCCTTTTCTCAACAATCTCATTTATTAAAGTCCCCATTACCATCTCGATGTGGCTGGTGATATTCTCTAGGTGTAATAGGAGAGTCCTTGTTCTCTCACCAAGTCCAGTCTGCAACTTTCCTATTGCTTCAATAAGGTAAAAAAGAAAAGCCGAAAGGCATTGATCATTTGTTTCAAGATCATAGAATACATACGGTGGTCTCTTCTGAAACAGGAATTGGGTAACCAGAGTTGTCTTACCATATCCTGCATCAGCGATGATAAGAATTAACTTCTTGTTAAGATTTTTTTTAAGTAATGAAACCAATCGAGGACGAGAGATTGTATTCTCTTTAATCATCGGTAAGATAAGTTTAGTTTTTAAAATAAATGGTTCTGTAATTTTTCTCTTTGGCTTCGTACGATGGTCAATAATTGCTGACTTTGAAGATATTTTTGCTTTCATATACAATTAAGTATATTCCCTGGATATCTTATGTCAAGTATGAAAGTGTTTAACTGCTCAGAGACTATTACGAATGGCGAGTCACAAGGCAGTGGTCGACTACTGTTTTCGGCACTTGTCAAGAATGTGAATTGCGTCCCTGTTGTCAAGACAAAAATGATGGTTAGGATTTGTAGAGAATTTCATGCTACCTTAACCAATTTATTCTGGTTATAGAGTGCCTCAAATTCTTCAGGACTCCGATAACCTAACGCACTATGCACATATAATCGGTTATAATCATTCTCAATCCATCGCCCGATCGTCACCTTTGCCTGCTCAAGCGTCTCAAACTCATTAAGCCAGATAACCTCCTCTTTGATCGTCCGCATCATCCGCTCGGTATCCGCATTTCCTTTCGGATTGTCATAGGTGGTAAATATCTGCTCAATCCCCAAACTCGCCATATCCCGCATAAAACTCACCGAGGTCGGCTGCGAACCATTATCGCTCACCAACTTTAATCCCGCATCACGCACCCCCGCAGGAAACTCCCGGTTAACCGCCATATCCAATGCCCGCTTCCAATCCGCAGTCTTACTCCGTAAGGAAATATGCCAACCCACAACCTTCTTCGTATACCAATCAAGCACAAGCACTAAATAAACCCAACCCAGGGCATTAACAATAAATTTGGTCATATCAATACCCCAGATCTGCTTAGGACGATCCGGCCGAGGCTTACTCCTGAATGACTCCCTCTTTGATTTATAAACCTTCTGTAATACCATCAAACCATGCTCCTTCATCAACCGACGCACCCGCTTCTGATTCACCACCATACCCGCACGATACCGCAACCACGCCCAGACCCGACGATAACCCCAAAACGGATGCTTCCCTTTTAGCCCTTTAATTAGAGCAACCAATCTCTCCTCATCACGGCCCAAAACCTTCTCGGTAGCCCCCCTAAAATGTCTTGAGGCATAATAACCACTCCGGGAAAACCCTAATGCCTGGCACGCCGCTCGGACGGTGTACCCAGCTTGCTTTAATGATTCCACTGCCGTCACTTTGTCCCGAATAACTCCGCGGTTTTTTTTAATATCTCAATCTGGATCGCCTGCTTGCCGATAATCTTCTGCAACTTCTCAATCTCCGCCTTATAAGCATTGTCATCACCAGCACCATTGACTAATCCCTTTTTGCCACCTTCTAAGAATTTATCCCGCCAGCGATAATACAAAGTCTGGCTGATTCGATGCTGCCGGCAGATCTCAGCAACCGGCCGCTTCTCCTTCAGTCCCTCAAGGACTATCGCTAACTTTTCTTCATCACTTTCCTCCTGTTAATTAAACCATTATACTTCTACAAATCCATCGTGTCCGGTCCCTAAGGGTCTCAGTATACCCTATTTTCCATTGACAATGAAGTGTCAGGATATATAATTGATTATGCGGAAAAAGTTTAATGTATTTATCTCTTTTGATATAGAAGGGGTAAGCGGTGTCAGTTCCTGGCAGGAATTGAAGAAAGATTCCGTTTCCTTAAGGAATATAAGGGAAATCGGGACCGACGAAGTCAACGCCGTGGTGAGGGGAATCAGGAGGGCACGCAGCGACATCGGAGAAATTCTGGTCTGTGACAGCCACGCTGAAGGTGAAAATCTTCTGATCGGACGACTTGCAAGGGGAGTTCACTTAATAAAAGGCTCACCACGGAATTACTATATGGTGGAAGGGCTCAATGAAGATTTTGATATTCTTTTTCTGGTCGGGTATCACTCTATGGCGGGAACAAAGGCAGGAGGAATGGACCATACATATTCTTCATCGGTCATCTACAACCTGAAAATAAACGGAAAGTATGTCGGTGAGACTGAAATCAATGCCGCGGTTGCCGGCGCCTTCGGCGTTCCCCTGGGATTTGTCTCAGGTGACGATTTACTCATTAAAGAAGTAAGAAAGTTTTTCGGACGGGATCCGGAAACCGTGATCACAAAATACGGTGTGTCGCGGTTTGCAGCGAAATGCCGCCATCCCGTGGAGGTTCAGGAAGAGATGGAAATAAAGTCCGCAAAAGCGGTCAGGAAATCCGGGAAGTTGAAACTTTTTACTTTTAAAAGACCGATACGTGCGGAATTCGAGCTGATCAACTCGCTGATGGGCGATCTCGTGGAGCCGATTCCCGGATTGAAGCGGGTTTCAGCCCGCAAGGTGATTTTTAAATGCAGTGACGTACTTGAGTTCTATCGGATAATGCGGCTTATCTGCACCCTTTGCCGACTCGGTTAAGTCATTTTAGCGGGCTTAATTCAAATTCAGCCACGGCGGTCCGTTCTTTTTCGCTGAAGAGGTCTTTGACCTTCAAGACTATCAGATAGTGTCCCGGTGCGAGGTCCATGGGATGGTATTGAGAAGCTAGATATGCGACATCACCGACTTCTGACTGATCTTTCATCATTACGTCAATAACTTCTCTGCGCATTTTTTCTTTATTATATACCTCATAAGTCATCTTCAATCGGTGCATACCGCCCTGTGTTTCCAGATTATAGACCTCGGCATAAAAATAGAATGGTTGATGAACGGGTACCGTGGTTTTTGTCAGAGGGATGACCCTACCGACGGGCTTGTGAAATTTCTTGTGGGTGAATTCGCGGTCGATGAGTCGAGCCGGGATTAAATCGCTGATTTCTTTGGCGTCATTCTGATAATCAAGAAGGTTCACCCAGAGTGTCTTTTTGCCGATCCTGTTGTTCTTGCCGTCGATTATTTCAAACTCTATTCGGTATTCCTCGGGCATAAGCCAGAAGTTCACTTCATCAAAGAAAATTCCTTGTTCACTGTTCTTCGGTATTAAAATATGATGTTTTTCCGCAACGAGGCTGTCTTTTTTACTGAATATCTTGACGTTTCTCGAAAGCAATAAGCCTGCTGTATCCTC
Proteins encoded in this window:
- the hypD gene encoding hydrogenase formation protein HypD — encoded protein: MNSYVNKVIRILSKLDTGDINLMEVCGTHTMAIARSGIKELLPSNINLLSGPGCPVCVTPQHTIDYAIALAQQKNVVITTFGDMVRVPGSKQSLESFGPKIVYSALDALTIAEQNPKKDVVFLGVGFETTSPTIAATVVTAKEKGLQNFYVLPAFKLIPPALDFIARAPRINVHGFILPGHVSVIIGSEPYKFLADKYHLPGCITGFEPIDILHGILDLTKQIAEKEAKITIEYKRVVKPTGNKKALEILKKVFEVCDAEWRGIGTIKNSGLTFTKEFKHFNVHDKYKLDVPEYAEPKGCICGKVLLGIKRPLDCALFGKKCTPLSPVGPCMVSSEGSCAAYYKYGIHPPRRG
- a CDS encoding sensor domain-containing diguanylate cyclase, which produces MDTGTFINILLGAIIVTIAIILIATLSKSKKKSKVLNHVDILADELDRHKKENLHLQAELKRINSMDNLFFASMIRLTSRLNPSDIAKEITGLLMHSLDAEEVAVFLADPEERRLTIIDQRGLKDDWIPKLVYDLRDEKTNSKVTFCFLQKHPITKRDHILGLKEPYPIFNPDICYPIFFQEKKFGVIAITRKQNLEERERNLLGVVSGIAGVALNNTRSFADITLTAHTDPLTRLFNIGYFRDKLDKELNRAKRFQHNLAVSIIDLDNFKTYNDTYGHQAGDHLLIQLSHIFKKHFDEMDTLARYGGDEFIVMCPEINKQELARIIGNLLHDLEMYDFTRGEKKVKVTFSAGVSSYPDDATNGAELIKLADQALYEAKGAGRNLVRVYHPKVDKI
- a CDS encoding T9SS type A sorting domain-containing protein, whose protein sequence is MLKYNFLLLLFITIIVTSLDMGLYGLDAHLDPTDGEFQRHSLEELPPSIRPFSFDTKNPSTKGDSLKCTLVGGWFRGPSHTLKVVDSLAYIGDGRYFKIINVKNPSSPELLGTITTASFVWNVYVSGNYAYIANDGDGLMIIDVSDPQNPFEAAFFHTSTPTYYSTVTCVHVSGNYAYLANGWDGLRILDVSDPENPWQVGICNTPGFAEGVYVSGNYAYVADWWNGLRIINVSNPANPSEVGYYDTESYANRVCVSGSYAYVADYNDGIRIIDVSNPAGPWEIGYYDTGQEAYDVFVKNNYAYVADRRDGLRIINVSNPANPSEVGYYDTNDYAVAVHVTDNYAYVADYSDGLRIINVSNPANPSEVGYYDTGGLSIDVCVSDNYLYVAAFTDGLRIIDVSDPAHPVEIGHLDTGNETNGVFVSGNYAYLADDWGGLRIINVSDPASPWETGIYNAGWLANDVYVSDIYAYVAEGFGNIGGLRIIDISNPANPWEVGYCATSEAYGVYVAGNYAYVADYWKGLRIIDISNPTSPFEVGQYDTDGYAKDVYIKGNYAYVADGSCGLRNIDVSDPANPFEVGFYMPPLSTPKGIYISGDYAYIANWSEGLRVVEISNPAIPIETGYYDTGDYAEGICVSDGYVYVADYNDGVYIIRYDTSGIADISTTPNGLIFDYSTKKSEGLSCPSEYQIANSRIDEQLLDRIRKSPKQELIPILIKMSEQLNSDVLSVRATGLAKQERREWVSAQLKSLAQQTQKALLLYLESEKQRGNAKDVRSLWIVNAVSVKATKDVINRLSVMPGVSQISYDGNYFHILGKPGSYSGKRPADPDRAIVWGVQKIRADQVWPLGYTGDGIIIGNIDTGVNYNHTDLADHMWNGGALYPHHGWDFVNKDNDPMDDNGHGTHTAGTVAGDGTSGTQTGVAPDAQIMALKVLNASGSGNFSDMADAIQFAIIHGADAISMSIGAEDPSNSTKDYCRNMCNNAFAADLPMAVAAGNGISGSPGSHYNVPHDISTPGDVPAPWYGSAGHSAVLTVGATNSSNVVANFSSYGPTEWNTETYHDYSYPPGLMKPDVSAPGVNVISLMHNDNSGYTIGWDGTSMATPHLAGTIALMLEKNPLLTCKEIDSIISNFGVVDLGNPGRDSLYGAGRIDAYDAVVATPATSARKGTFYTLNAPSATLHLSVSSITWSASWIKDVSPTAAAIGIGDSTAIDVYVDSVGIPAPGTYWDTLWIYSNDPDENPYPEPICLITGIVGIEEEKKTMQLPATNHMCLIGPNPFKSATKISYTVAKASNVKVEVYNVLGQQIKTLVNKKLTPGYYETIWYSKDDRGRRVPAGVYFMQLTVNDENLTKKLILTR